The following coding sequences lie in one Polynucleobacter necessarius genomic window:
- a CDS encoding mannose-1-phosphate guanylyltransferase/mannose-6-phosphate isomerase, whose translation MALVIPVILCGGSGTRLWPLSRAGFPKQFLVLSGDGSSQSLFQQAVERVNSLENSETMLGNTLVVTNDEHRFLVLDQLRELQKVSATLILEPTGRNTAPALSMAAFCANEIANEQDPILVITPADQTIQNKEAFANALRDCIQTVESTTNAIAILGITPTAPETGYGYIQRTGDKDQNNAFKVNRFVEKPDGKTAQGYIADGNYLWNSGMFVLRASTWLAALKELRADIYGASQKAWLARSEDSSAGSSFIRPGKAEFENIPSESIDYAVIEKCPESQFPIKMVELDAGWNDLGAWDAVWQVGQQDQDGNVTSGDTLLANSKNSLVHASSRLVSAVGIDNLVVIETADAVLVVDRSNSQDVKKIVAQLKTQGREEKNLHRKVSRPWGWYDSVDEGERFKVKRIQVKPGASLSLQMHHHRAEHWIVVKGTAEITNGDQVITLTENQSTYIPQGQTHRLANPGQGPLEIIEVQSGSYLGEDDIVRFEDTYGRN comes from the coding sequence ATGGCACTAGTGATTCCAGTTATTTTGTGTGGAGGCTCCGGTACACGGCTTTGGCCGTTGTCTCGAGCGGGCTTTCCAAAGCAATTTTTAGTGCTATCGGGTGACGGTAGTTCCCAAAGTCTTTTTCAGCAGGCGGTGGAACGAGTGAACTCGTTGGAAAACTCAGAAACTATGCTTGGGAACACGCTAGTAGTTACAAATGATGAGCATCGTTTCCTGGTTTTAGACCAGTTACGTGAACTCCAGAAAGTCAGCGCTACCTTAATTCTTGAGCCAACGGGCCGCAATACAGCGCCTGCGCTAAGTATGGCTGCATTTTGTGCAAACGAAATAGCCAATGAACAAGACCCAATTTTGGTGATCACACCAGCCGATCAAACTATACAAAATAAAGAGGCATTTGCTAACGCACTTCGCGACTGTATTCAGACTGTGGAATCCACAACCAATGCCATTGCTATTTTAGGTATTACACCAACAGCACCAGAAACAGGTTATGGCTATATTCAGCGTACGGGTGATAAAGATCAAAACAATGCATTTAAGGTGAATCGTTTTGTAGAGAAACCCGATGGAAAAACTGCTCAAGGTTATATAGCGGATGGTAACTATCTTTGGAATAGCGGTATGTTTGTCCTCAGAGCTAGCACTTGGCTTGCTGCTTTAAAAGAGCTCCGAGCTGATATTTATGGCGCATCCCAAAAAGCTTGGTTAGCAAGATCCGAGGATAGTTCAGCTGGATCGAGCTTTATCCGGCCAGGTAAAGCAGAATTTGAAAACATTCCAAGTGAATCAATTGACTATGCTGTGATTGAAAAATGTCCTGAATCTCAATTTCCTATCAAGATGGTGGAATTGGATGCGGGTTGGAACGATTTGGGTGCTTGGGATGCCGTTTGGCAAGTAGGTCAACAAGACCAAGATGGAAATGTCACTAGTGGGGATACCTTGCTAGCGAACTCTAAGAATTCTTTAGTGCATGCAAGCAGCCGCTTGGTAAGTGCAGTTGGGATTGACAATTTAGTAGTTATTGAAACTGCAGACGCAGTGTTGGTGGTAGATAGAAGTAATAGTCAAGATGTTAAAAAGATTGTTGCGCAATTAAAAACACAAGGGCGGGAAGAAAAAAATCTCCATCGTAAAGTTTCAAGACCATGGGGATGGTATGACAGTGTTGATGAGGGTGAGCGATTTAAAGTAAAGCGAATTCAGGTGAAGCCTGGAGCAAGCCTTTCATTGCAAATGCATCATCACCGTGCCGAGCATTGGATTGTGGTGAAAGGTACTGCTGAGATAACGAATGGCGATCAAGTGATTACTTTGACCGAGAATCAAAGCACTTATATTCCGCAGGGGCAAACTCATCGCCTAGCGAATCCTGGTCAAGGACCCTTAGAAATTATTGAAGTTCAATCTGGTAGCTACCTAGGTGAAGACGATATTGTGCGTTTTGAAGATACATATGGCAGAAATTAA
- the plsY gene encoding glycerol-3-phosphate 1-O-acyltransferase PlsY, whose protein sequence is MNFTLDLLLIPIAYFIGSISFAVVVSKCMRLPDPHSYGSGNPGATNVLRTGNKLAAVLTLIGDALKGCFAVMLARVLLGDDSLTSTMNSWLLCGVVLAVFLGHLFPIFHGFKGGKGVATACGILFGINWILGLATLSTWIIVATFMRYSSLAALAAAIFGPIYFVFLFGFQPMGIALFIVCLLLIWRHRSNIQNLMNGNESRIGSKKIPK, encoded by the coding sequence ATGAACTTTACTCTAGATCTTTTGCTTATTCCGATTGCCTACTTCATTGGCTCAATATCTTTTGCGGTGGTGGTAAGCAAATGCATGCGTTTGCCAGACCCTCATTCTTACGGTTCAGGCAATCCTGGAGCAACCAACGTTTTGCGTACCGGTAATAAATTAGCTGCGGTTTTAACGTTGATTGGTGACGCTTTAAAGGGGTGCTTTGCCGTTATGCTCGCGCGAGTATTGCTTGGAGATGATTCCCTTACCTCCACCATGAATTCCTGGCTCTTGTGCGGTGTAGTGCTGGCTGTTTTCTTGGGCCATCTATTTCCAATCTTTCATGGATTTAAAGGTGGTAAAGGGGTGGCGACCGCATGTGGGATTTTGTTTGGCATTAATTGGATCTTGGGGCTAGCTACCCTAAGTACTTGGATTATTGTGGCCACATTTATGCGTTATTCATCATTAGCTGCTTTAGCTGCAGCAATATTTGGCCCAATCTATTTTGTTTTCTTATTTGGTTTTCAGCCAATGGGAATCGCACTGTTCATTGTTTGCTTGTTACTCATTTGGCGTCATCGTAGTAATATTCAAAATTTGATGAATGGTAACGAGAGCCGCATTGGTAGTAAAAAAATCCCAAAATAA
- a CDS encoding MAPEG family protein, with amino-acid sequence MTIAYACVLFMGLFPYVAAGIAKKGFEGYDNSMPRQWLAMQTGFRARANAAQANLFESLPLFFAAVIIASIGNAPQIRIDSLALGFVIARIAYLICYVANWSTTRSIVWLCGIVCVVALFFQI; translated from the coding sequence ATGACCATTGCTTATGCTTGTGTTCTCTTTATGGGATTATTTCCTTATGTCGCTGCTGGAATAGCTAAAAAAGGTTTTGAGGGTTATGACAACAGTATGCCAAGACAATGGCTGGCGATGCAGACCGGTTTTAGGGCGCGCGCTAATGCCGCCCAAGCAAATTTATTTGAATCATTGCCTTTATTCTTTGCGGCTGTGATTATTGCCTCGATTGGCAATGCACCACAAATCAGAATTGATTCATTGGCCCTAGGCTTTGTGATTGCCCGCATCGCATATTTAATCTGTTATGTGGCGAATTGGTCAACAACCCGTTCGATTGTTTGGTTATGCGGCATCGTATGTGTAGTGGCTTTATTTTTTCAGATATAA
- the murB gene encoding UDP-N-acetylmuramate dehydrogenase: MNRAPNAPLPAKLTPNLGLKMRNTFGFDATAELAYEVTSTNQIAEVLADINHQKTSWRVLGGGSNVILPQKLRGATLLMNILGQEILTSDENSTLLAVGAGVSWHDLVAWTLENDLPGLENLALIPGTVGAAPIQNIGAYGVEVGESIAYIEAYDSKEQTFVTLTKEDCQFAYRDSYFKQHPNRFIVTKVVFKIPKDWEARIYYADLAKQFSENSNPSPEDIFLAVCKIRTQKLPDPKVIGNTGSFFQNPIVSNEQHETLLKSYASLVSYPDAPGTRKLAAGWLIDQCGFKGQRMGSVGVYENQALVLVNHGGGTAQDILSLAKCIQDKVRAEFGVSLQIEPNIL, encoded by the coding sequence ATGAACCGTGCTCCAAATGCGCCTCTACCAGCAAAATTGACCCCGAACTTGGGGTTAAAGATGCGTAATACCTTTGGTTTTGATGCTACTGCTGAGCTCGCCTACGAAGTCACCTCTACCAATCAAATTGCTGAGGTGCTAGCTGACATCAACCATCAAAAAACATCTTGGCGTGTTTTAGGGGGTGGTAGCAACGTCATTCTTCCGCAAAAACTACGTGGCGCCACGCTGCTCATGAATATATTGGGCCAAGAAATTCTCACATCTGATGAGAATTCCACTCTCTTGGCCGTAGGAGCTGGAGTGAGCTGGCATGACCTAGTTGCCTGGACTCTAGAAAATGATCTGCCCGGCCTAGAAAACTTAGCACTCATTCCTGGAACCGTTGGCGCAGCACCTATTCAAAATATTGGTGCTTACGGCGTTGAGGTTGGCGAGTCCATTGCTTACATCGAAGCCTATGACTCCAAAGAACAAACCTTTGTCACTCTCACGAAAGAAGACTGCCAGTTTGCTTATCGCGATAGCTACTTTAAACAACATCCCAACCGATTTATTGTGACAAAGGTCGTCTTTAAAATACCTAAAGACTGGGAAGCGCGGATTTACTACGCAGATCTTGCTAAACAATTTTCGGAAAACAGCAATCCAAGTCCTGAGGATATTTTTTTAGCAGTCTGCAAAATCCGCACTCAGAAGTTACCCGACCCAAAAGTCATTGGAAACACCGGAAGCTTTTTTCAGAATCCGATTGTTTCCAATGAACAGCACGAAACCTTACTCAAGTCATATGCATCTTTAGTTTCTTATCCAGATGCGCCAGGCACAAGAAAGCTTGCTGCAGGGTGGCTGATTGATCAATGTGGCTTTAAGGGTCAGCGCATGGGTTCTGTTGGTGTCTACGAGAACCAAGCGCTTGTTCTAGTCAATCATGGCGGAGGCACTGCCCAAGACATCCTCAGTCTGGCGAAATGTATTCAGGACAAGGTGCGCGCAGAATTTGGTGTCAGTCTACAGATTGAGCCCAATATCCTCTGA
- a CDS encoding high-potential iron-sulfur protein encodes MKNSRRQFMILSAAGACTLVLNGKVQAQAMVAETDPQAAALGYKANASKVDKAKYPKYAAGQQCDNCALYQGKAGSVSGGCSLFAGKQVAGKGWCSAYAKKA; translated from the coding sequence ATGAAAAATAGTCGTCGCCAATTTATGATTTTGTCTGCTGCCGGTGCCTGTACTTTGGTATTGAACGGTAAAGTTCAAGCTCAAGCAATGGTTGCAGAAACAGATCCACAAGCTGCTGCTTTAGGTTACAAGGCAAATGCCTCTAAAGTGGATAAAGCGAAATACCCAAAGTACGCTGCTGGTCAGCAATGCGACAACTGTGCGCTCTACCAAGGTAAGGCTGGCTCTGTTTCTGGTGGCTGCTCCTTGTTTGCTGGTAAGCAAGTTGCTGGCAAAGGCTGGTGCTCTGCTTACGCTAAGAAGGCTTAA
- the xerD gene encoding site-specific tyrosine recombinase XerD has translation MTKDALKIVPASQEAIERFCDACWLEDGLAQNSLSAYRRDLLLLAQWLYTDSGGDLYSATEKDLTAYIAYRRADKATTANRRLTVFKRFYRHALRINLVKSDPCIGLRAAKQALRFPKTLSEDQVIALLNTPDIETPLGLRDRTMLELMYASGLRVSEIVSLKTVALGLNEGVVRVVNGKGGKERLVPFGGEAGQWLRRYLAEARTPLLEGKSSDAVFVGRHKGTGLTRQAFWALIKRYATLANISVALSPHTLRHAFATHLLNHGADLRVVQLLLGHADISTTQIYTHVARERLKSIHQQHHPRGS, from the coding sequence GTGACTAAAGATGCATTAAAGATTGTCCCAGCAAGCCAAGAAGCGATTGAGCGCTTCTGTGATGCTTGTTGGTTAGAGGATGGGCTGGCGCAAAATAGCTTATCCGCATATCGTCGTGATCTACTTCTATTAGCGCAGTGGCTTTACACAGATTCAGGTGGAGATCTCTACAGTGCCACTGAAAAAGACCTCACTGCCTATATTGCCTATCGTCGTGCAGATAAGGCAACTACTGCCAATCGGCGTTTAACTGTATTTAAGCGCTTTTATCGACATGCGCTACGAATCAATTTAGTAAAAAGCGATCCTTGCATTGGTTTGCGCGCTGCAAAGCAGGCCTTACGTTTCCCGAAAACGTTGAGCGAAGATCAAGTGATTGCCTTACTCAATACCCCTGACATTGAAACTCCTTTGGGCTTGCGTGATCGCACCATGTTGGAATTGATGTATGCGAGTGGCCTGCGCGTTTCGGAAATTGTTTCTTTAAAAACCGTTGCCTTGGGTTTAAACGAGGGCGTGGTCCGTGTGGTCAATGGCAAGGGCGGTAAAGAGCGCTTAGTGCCTTTTGGCGGTGAAGCAGGGCAGTGGTTAAGGCGCTATTTAGCTGAGGCGCGTACTCCCTTGCTAGAGGGCAAGAGTTCGGACGCAGTTTTTGTAGGGCGCCATAAGGGCACTGGTTTGACACGTCAGGCATTCTGGGCGCTGATTAAGCGTTATGCCACCTTAGCCAATATTTCGGTGGCGTTGTCTCCCCATACCCTACGGCATGCATTTGCAACCCATTTACTCAATCATGGGGCCGATTTAAGGGTGGTGCAGTTGCTTTTAGGCCATGCCGATATCTCTACCACTCAGATCTACACCCATGTGGCAAGAGAAAGACTGAAATCGATTCATCAGCAGCACCATCCGCGGGGTTCTTAG
- a CDS encoding SGNH hydrolase domain-containing protein, giving the protein MALAFVSILLAALTYYLVEKPLRFGGSSSKAKKNVVWALAFVMGITAYMGYAAFIRDGIPIQRMLFRSRNPVLNKILTYKFETGAAWQMGNCFLTEHQQANEFQVCGTNLDPKKPTIFLWGDSHAAHLYPGFKKVW; this is encoded by the coding sequence TTGGCGCTAGCGTTTGTTTCCATTCTTCTGGCTGCATTAACTTACTACTTGGTGGAAAAGCCGCTACGTTTTGGAGGCTCATCTTCAAAGGCAAAGAAAAATGTTGTGTGGGCGCTTGCGTTTGTAATGGGTATAACCGCCTACATGGGTTACGCAGCTTTTATTCGAGATGGGATACCTATACAACGTATGCTATTTCGTTCTAGGAATCCGGTGCTCAACAAAATTTTGACTTACAAATTTGAGACTGGTGCTGCCTGGCAAATGGGGAATTGCTTTCTCACTGAGCATCAGCAGGCGAATGAATTTCAGGTTTGCGGAACTAATCTGGATCCTAAAAAGCCGACTATTTTTTTATGGGGCGATTCTCATGCTGCGCATTTATATCCTGGATTTAAAAAGGTATGGTGA
- the gmd gene encoding GDP-mannose 4,6-dehydratase, giving the protein MSKQKVALITGITGQDGSYLAEFLLEKGYIVHGIKRRASSFNTDRIDHIYQDPHIDHRNLILHYGDLTDTSNLVRIIQESQPDEIYNLGAQSHVAVSFESPEYTADVDAIGPLRILEAIRILGLEKKTRFYQASTSELYGLVQEIPQNETTPFYPRSPYAVAKMYAYWITVNYREAYGIYACNGILFNHESKRRGETFVTRKVTRGLTNIAQGLEKCLYMGNIDALRDWGHAKDYVRMQWLMLQQERPEDFVIATGVQFTVREFIMRSAKQLGISLKFEGNAENEKAIIVGIEGDKAPALKVGDVIVQIDPRYYRPTEVETLLGDLTKAKAKLGWMPEITLDQMIVEMVANDLDQAKQHALLQKHGYSVVVGAEK; this is encoded by the coding sequence ATGAGTAAACAAAAAGTCGCGCTGATAACGGGTATTACTGGGCAAGACGGCTCTTACCTTGCTGAGTTTCTTCTAGAAAAGGGGTATATCGTTCACGGTATTAAGCGCCGAGCATCCTCCTTTAATACGGACCGTATAGACCATATTTATCAAGATCCACATATTGATCATCGTAATTTGATATTGCATTACGGCGACTTAACAGATACCAGCAACTTGGTTCGCATTATTCAAGAGTCACAACCAGATGAGATATATAACTTGGGCGCCCAATCACATGTAGCTGTTTCATTTGAGTCTCCTGAGTACACTGCGGATGTGGATGCTATTGGACCATTGCGTATCTTAGAAGCAATTCGGATTTTGGGTTTAGAAAAGAAAACTCGCTTTTATCAAGCATCTACTTCTGAGTTATATGGATTAGTTCAAGAAATTCCTCAAAACGAGACAACCCCATTTTATCCTCGCAGTCCTTATGCAGTTGCCAAGATGTATGCTTATTGGATTACCGTTAATTATCGCGAAGCTTATGGCATTTACGCATGTAATGGGATTCTCTTTAATCATGAATCTAAGCGTCGTGGTGAAACTTTTGTAACAAGAAAGGTGACGCGCGGACTTACAAATATTGCTCAGGGTCTCGAGAAATGTTTATATATGGGCAATATTGACGCATTGCGCGACTGGGGTCATGCCAAAGATTATGTCCGAATGCAATGGCTAATGCTGCAGCAAGAGCGGCCTGAAGATTTCGTGATTGCTACCGGTGTGCAATTTACTGTGCGTGAATTTATTATGCGAAGTGCAAAGCAGTTGGGCATCTCATTAAAGTTTGAAGGAAATGCAGAGAACGAAAAAGCCATTATTGTTGGCATAGAAGGTGATAAAGCACCAGCCCTTAAAGTTGGCGATGTGATCGTCCAAATTGATCCTCGCTATTACCGCCCTACTGAAGTCGAGACCCTTTTGGGTGACCTTACCAAGGCAAAAGCCAAGTTAGGTTGGATGCCAGAAATTACCCTTGATCAAATGATAGTAGAGATGGTTGCAAATGATCTTGACCAAGCAAAGCAACATGCATTGCTACAAAAACATGGATATTCAGTTGTTGTAGGTGCTGAAAAGTAA
- a CDS encoding YajQ family cyclic di-GMP-binding protein: MPSFNVVCEPDMVELKNAIEQSNKEISNRFDFKGSDSRIEQKDEALILLSDDDFKLGQVRDVLINKMAKRNVDVRYLKDDKTETIGGDKRKQTMKIQKGITSELAKKVVRIIKDSKVKVQASIQGDAVRVTGAKRDDLQETMALLKKEVTEAPLGFNNFRD; this comes from the coding sequence ATGCCATCATTTAACGTAGTGTGTGAACCAGACATGGTTGAGTTGAAAAATGCCATCGAACAGTCCAACAAAGAAATTAGCAATCGTTTTGACTTCAAGGGTTCCGATAGTCGGATAGAGCAAAAAGACGAAGCCTTAATCCTGCTTAGTGATGATGACTTTAAATTGGGTCAGGTACGCGATGTGCTCATTAATAAGATGGCTAAGCGTAACGTGGACGTTCGTTACCTTAAAGATGACAAAACTGAAACCATTGGTGGCGATAAGCGAAAGCAGACCATGAAGATTCAAAAGGGCATTACTTCTGAGTTGGCCAAAAAGGTAGTGCGGATTATTAAGGACAGCAAAGTTAAAGTGCAGGCCAGCATTCAAGGCGATGCAGTGCGCGTCACCGGTGCTAAGCGGGATGATTTACAAGAAACCATGGCCCTCCTCAAAAAGGAAGTAACTGAAGCGCCATTGGGCTTTAACAACTTCCGTGACTAA
- a CDS encoding SGNH hydrolase domain-containing protein, which translates to MNFRFAELIWILKSRLFFYGAILMLRIYILDLKRYGDQYNLVHRSASACPPIVGLDKSIRPQCKAINQNTLALIKKLPPEVVILAGNWRDNPWSELASTIGALKDVGVPRVLVWSVQCLFGKITYPSKFSCIAKQTLLARFQSI; encoded by the coding sequence ATGAATTTCAGGTTTGCGGAACTAATCTGGATCCTAAAAAGCCGACTATTTTTTTATGGGGCGATTCTCATGCTGCGCATTTATATCCTGGATTTAAAAAGGTATGGTGATCAATATAATCTGGTTCATCGGAGCGCTTCAGCTTGTCCTCCAATTGTGGGTCTAGATAAATCCATTAGGCCTCAGTGCAAAGCCATTAATCAAAACACCTTGGCACTTATTAAAAAGCTACCCCCTGAAGTGGTGATACTGGCTGGTAACTGGCGAGATAACCCATGGTCCGAATTAGCATCTACGATCGGCGCATTAAAAGATGTGGGGGTACCGCGAGTATTGGTGTGGTCGGTCCAGTGCCTGTTTGGGAAAATAACTTACCCAAGCAAGTTTTCCTGTATTGCAAAGCAAACACTCCTTGCGAGGTTCCAAAGTATCTGA
- the folE gene encoding GTP cyclohydrolase I, producing the protein MKDDGGTPLSVIIRRRIEAQNARFHANDNISAFIEPGELEGLVDEVAEKMQAVLESLVIDTENDHNIQNTSRRVAKMYVQEVFNGRYVGQPTLTKFPNVSRLNELMIIGPITVRSACSHHLCPIMGRIWIGVLPSKESALIGLSKYSRLTEWVMCRPQIQEEAVVELADMLEKKIKPIGVAVVMDADHFCMQWRGVKDRDSKMINSVMRGAFLKDSNLRREFLALIDRK; encoded by the coding sequence ATGAAAGACGATGGCGGCACGCCTCTATCAGTCATTATTCGTCGTCGAATCGAAGCTCAAAATGCTCGTTTTCATGCTAACGATAATATCTCTGCGTTCATTGAGCCGGGCGAACTGGAGGGTTTGGTTGACGAAGTAGCCGAGAAGATGCAGGCCGTCTTAGAAAGCTTGGTGATTGATACTGAAAATGATCACAACATTCAAAATACTAGTCGCCGTGTAGCAAAGATGTATGTCCAAGAGGTATTTAATGGGCGCTATGTCGGCCAACCTACTTTGACAAAATTTCCCAATGTGAGTCGCTTAAATGAGCTGATGATTATTGGGCCAATTACTGTCCGTAGCGCCTGCTCTCATCATTTATGTCCTATTATGGGGCGCATTTGGATTGGGGTATTGCCAAGCAAAGAATCAGCTTTGATTGGACTCTCTAAATACTCTCGTTTAACGGAATGGGTGATGTGTCGCCCGCAGATCCAGGAAGAGGCTGTAGTTGAATTAGCCGATATGTTGGAGAAAAAGATTAAGCCAATCGGGGTGGCGGTAGTGATGGATGCCGATCATTTTTGTATGCAATGGCGGGGCGTAAAAGACCGCGATTCCAAAATGATTAATAGTGTTATGCGTGGCGCATTTTTAAAGGATTCAAATTTACGTAGAGAGTTCCTTGCCCTCATTGACCGAAAATAA
- a CDS encoding acyltransferase family protein: MHPQYRPDIDGLRAIAVLSVVIFHAFPDLMPGGFIGVDIFFVISGFLICTIIFGNLKQNSFSIINFYLRRIRRIFPALIIVLISSWAIAWFALLPEEFKSLGKYILGGAGFVSNLVLWNESGYFDAFSNSKPLLHLWSLGIEEQFYLIWPLLMWPALRMRITLINVTVAILIISFTFNITFISSASIAIFYSPITRVWELLLGAVLAWLLLSKQQSGKTPAQGSIDSLNLRQKNVLASLGLASSALSLILISEASAFPGWVGSPACCWCNSIAFFRPKRLD, encoded by the coding sequence ATGCATCCACAATATCGTCCAGATATTGATGGTTTAAGGGCTATAGCCGTCCTTTCGGTAGTAATCTTTCATGCCTTTCCGGATCTCATGCCAGGTGGTTTTATTGGGGTGGATATATTTTTTGTAATTTCTGGCTTCTTAATTTGCACCATCATTTTTGGTAATTTGAAACAGAACAGCTTTAGTATTATTAATTTTTATTTAAGACGTATTCGACGTATTTTTCCAGCGCTAATTATTGTTCTCATCAGCTCATGGGCCATTGCTTGGTTTGCATTGCTCCCAGAAGAATTTAAATCTTTGGGAAAATATATTTTGGGTGGCGCAGGATTTGTCTCCAACTTAGTGCTGTGGAATGAGAGCGGATATTTTGATGCTTTCTCCAACTCTAAGCCATTGCTGCATTTATGGTCCCTGGGCATTGAAGAGCAGTTTTATTTAATTTGGCCGCTTCTCATGTGGCCTGCATTGCGGATGCGCATTACATTAATTAATGTAACAGTAGCGATCCTCATTATCTCATTTACGTTCAATATTACTTTTATTAGTAGCGCTTCTATTGCCATTTTTTATTCTCCCATTACCCGAGTTTGGGAGTTATTGTTAGGCGCAGTCCTTGCTTGGTTGCTTTTATCAAAACAACAAAGTGGCAAGACTCCTGCGCAAGGATCCATCGATTCTTTAAATTTGAGGCAGAAGAATGTTTTGGCCTCTCTAGGTCTGGCTAGTAGTGCACTCTCTTTAATTCTGATTAGCGAGGCATCCGCATTTCCTGGATGGGTGGGCTCTCCTGCCTGCTGTTGGTGCAACTCTATTGCTTTTTTCAGGCCCAAACGCTTGGATTAA